In one window of Primulina tabacum isolate GXHZ01 chromosome 8, ASM2559414v2, whole genome shotgun sequence DNA:
- the LOC142554680 gene encoding uncharacterized protein LOC142554680 produces MDSSSGGQKSSSTSNSVSSFRSKTDPAWAHFKEDVGNDGKRSWTCLHCNNVWRGGGINRMKKHLAGRKGDIASCKKVSYDVRYQMEQSLKAFEEKSIAPISFEDDNIDGPHMTNLEEEMHPPHTQTRGKDKSSFGAASQKGKRKRDEKMPNFFAPRTTVGAQRSIKSVLVSKEALLNVDMSIAMFFYDTCIPINAVNSVYFQQMVDVIAAVGPGYKAPKYNQLQTNILGSMKKEVQLVVDGYRSVWEERGCTIMADGWQDRSNRQLIKFLVYCKRGTSFVRSVDASDIVKNATTLCNLFVELVEWVGSNNIVHLVTDNGANYKAAGVLLHDKYPSIKWSPCAAHCLNLILGDIGKMELVSNLTKKASLKERRMDRDCTSRANSFCYYIHYIEEYP; encoded by the exons atGGATTCATCAAGTGGCGGGCAAAAATCTAGTTCCACATCTAATTCTGTTTCCTCGTTTAGAAGCAAAACCGATCCAGCATGGGCTCATTTTAAAGAGGATGTGGGTAATGATGGGAAAAGAAGTTGGACTTGTTTGCATTGCAATAATGTGTGGAGGGGTGGAGGGATCAATAGGATGAAAAAACATTTAGCAGGTAGAAAAGGAGATATTGCATCATGCAAAAAAGTTTCATATGATGTAAGATATCAAATGGAACAATCTTTAAAGGCatttgaagaaaaaagcatAGCTCCGATATCATTTGAAGATGATAATATTGATGGTCCTCATATGAcaaatcttgaagaagaaatgcaTCCACCACATACTCAAACAAGGGGGAAAGATAAATCTTCTTTTGGTGCGGCTTCTCAAAAAGGAAAGAGAAAGAGAGATGAGAAGATGCCTAACTTTTTTGCACCAAGAACTACTGTCGGTGCACAACGTTCTATCAAAAGTGTGCTCGTAAGTAAAGAAGCTTTACTTAATGTTGATATGAGCATTGCCATGTTTTTTTATGATACTTGTATTCCCATCAATGCTGTGAATTCTGTTTATTTTCAACAAATGGTGGATGTTATTGCTGCTGTTGGTCCCGGTTATAAAGCACCGAAATATAATCAGTTGCAAACAAACATATTAGGAAGCATGAAAAAGGAAGTTCAATTAGTAGTTGATGGTTATCGAAGTGTTTGGGAAGAAAGAGGTTGCACTATAATGGCTGATGGTTGGCAAGATCGGTCAAATAGGCAACTTATAAAGTTTCTAGTGTATTGCAAGAGGGGAACATCATTTGTGAGATCTGTTGATGCTTCTGATATTGTGAAAAATGCAACCACACTTTGTAATCTATTTGTTGAGTTAGTGGAATGGGTTGGATCAAATAATATCGTTCATTTGGTAACTGATAATGGTGCCAACTATAAAGCAGCCGGTGTTTTGCTTCATGATAAGTATCCCTCTATCAAATGGTCGCCTTGTGCTGCACATTGTCTGAATTTGATTCTTGGTGATATTGGTAAAATGGAGCTTGTTAGTAATCTTACAAAAAAGGCTTCTTTG AAAGAGAGAAGGATGGACAGAGATTGTACGTCCAGGGCCAACTCGTTTTGCTACTACATTCATTACATTGAAGAGTATCCTTGA